A genomic stretch from Pagrus major chromosome 3, Pma_NU_1.0 includes:
- the LOC140993510 gene encoding probable acyl-CoA dehydrogenase 6, with protein sequence MALRGGALRVNLLVNSSSFYKFTSFVGVRSFSEKVSSSPVTSSAPETTGDHLIYTQEHFALKESLRKIIDQEINPHVDQWEAEETFPAHKIFKILGSAGFLGVNKPVEYGGLGLDFSYNVAVSEELGNIRCGGVPMAIGVQTDMATPALARFGSAELKKEFLIPSIMGDKVACLGVSEVGAGSDVSSIITKAVRKGDEYVINGGKMWTTNGTQADWMCLLANTSDGPPHRNKSLICLPMNLPGVHIARKIDKIGMKSSDTAEVFFDDVRVPCKNLIGQEGMGFTYQMLQFQEERLWAVANILTTMDNVIQETIQYTRQRKIFKQPVLYHQAVHFRLAELQTEVELLRSLLYRATALYIKGNDVTKLASMAKLKGGRLARELSDSCLQYWGGMGFTSEVLVSRFYRDSRLMSIGGGADEVMLGIIAKYMDTMPRK encoded by the exons ATGGCGCTGCGCGGAGGAGCCCTGCGTGTAAACCTGCTGGTCAACAGCTCCAGTTTCTACAAATTCACCTCATTTGTTGGTGTCCGGTCGTTTTCTGAAAAAGTGTCATCCAGTCCCGTAACCTCCAGTGCCCCAGAGACCACGGGTGACCATTTAATCTACACACAAGAGCACTTTGCATTAAAGGAGTCCCTCAGAAAG ATCATCGACCAGGAGATCAACCCCCATGTGGATCAGTGGGAAGCAGAAGAGACGTTTCCAGCCCATAAAATCTTCAAGATCTTAGGAAGTGCCGGCTTCCTAGGAGTCAACAAACCAGTTG AATATGGAGGCTTGGGTCTTGACTTCAGCTACAATGTAGCAGTGTCAGAGGAGCTGGGCAACATCCGCTGCGGAGGCGTTCCCATGGCCATCGGTGTACAGACTGATATGGCTACTCCTGCACTAGCCAG gttTGGTTCAGCTGAGCTAAAGAAAGAGTTCCTCATTCCCTCCATCATGGGGGACAAAGTGGCTTGTCTCGGTGTCAGTGAAGTCGGAGCCGGCTCTGATGTCTCAA GTATCATTACCAAGGCAGTGCGGAAAGGGGATGAATATGTGATCAACGGGGGAAAGATGTGGACCACTAACGGTACCCAGGCTGACTGGATGTGTCTCCTCGCCAACACCAGCGACGGGCCCCCGCACAGGAACAAATCTCTCATCTGTTTGCCCATGAACCTGCCAG GAGTCCACATTGCACGGAAAATTGATAAAATCGGCATGAAGTCATCAGACACAGCTGAAGTGTTCTTCGATGACGTTCGCGTTCCCTGCAAGAACCTCATCGGCCAGGAAGGCATGGGCTTCACCTATCAGATGCTTCAGTTCCAGGAAGAGAGGCTCTGGGCAGTGGCCAACA TCTTGACCACGATGGACAACGTCATCCAGGAGACCATCCAGTACACGCGGCAGAGGAAGATCTTTAAGCAGCCCGTCCTCTACCACCAAGCGGTTCACTTCAGGTTGGCGGAGCTGCAGACGGAGGTCGAGCTGCTCCGCTCCCTCCTCTACCGTGCTACAG CATTATACATTAAAGGCAATGATGTCACCAAGCTGGCATCCATGGCTAAATTAAAGGGAGGCCGCCTTGCCAGGGAGCTGAGCGACAGCTGTCTCCAGTATTGGGGAGGGATGGGCTTCACCAGTGAAGTACTGGTCAGCAGATTTTACAG
- the tfpi2 gene encoding tissue factor pathway inhibitor 2: MVGKAEKTLEQKSFTMEFCTLTLFALFSSFYSVLALSPTVKTAVCLLQVDEGPCRGEIERYFYNTITQKCEIFYYGGCQGNANNFKSYQECQKTCFRIPKIPQICRFTKDEGPCRGLFHRYFFNMTTMQCETFSYGGCAGNSNRFLDLPSCMEYCSPKKSVPVLCLDPLDKGKCSASIPRYYYNTATKMCEEFVYSGCGGSSNNFVSRQSCTDVCVKGGKNHAIQGKVRRMRRNRNNRNSRNNRNNHITFLQA, from the exons ATGGTCGGCAAAGCGGAAAAGACTTTGGAGCAAAAAAGTTTCACAATGGAGTTTTGCACATTGACGCTCTTTGCACTTTTTTCCTCGTTTTACAGCGTCTTGGCGCTGTCGCCTACAGTTAAGACAG CCGTGTGTCTCCTTCAAGTGGACGAGGGACCTTGCAGAGGAGAAATTGAGCGCTATTTCTACAACACTATCACCCAGAAGTGCGAGATTTTCTACTATGGAGGGTGCCAAGGAAACGCCAATAACTTCAAGAGTTATCAGGAGTGCCAGAAAACGTGTTTCAGAATCCCAA AGATTCCCCAAATCTGCAGGTTCACCAAAGATGAGGGACCCTGCCGGGGCCTCTTTCACCGCTACTTCTTCAACATGACCACCATGCAGTGTGAGACCTTTTCTTACGGGGGCTGCGCGGGCAATTCAAACCGCTTCCTTGACCTCCCCTCTTGCATGGAGTACTGCAGTCCAAAGAAAT CTGTCCCTGTGCTCTGCCTGGATCCTCTGGACAAAGGCAAGTGTTCTGCCTCCATTCCTCGGTATTACTACAACACAGCCACCAAGATGTGTGAGGAGTTCGTCTACTCGGGCTGCGGGGGGAGCAGCAACAACTTCGTTTCGAGGCAGAGCTGCACGGACGTGTGTGTTAAAG GAGGGAAAAACCACGCAATTCAAGGAAAAGTCCGCCGCATGAGAAGGAATCGAAACAATCGAAACAGTCGAAACAATCGAAACAATCACATCACTTTCTTGCAGGCGTAG
- the gngt1 gene encoding guanine nucleotide-binding protein G(T) subunit gamma-T1 gives MPVINVDDLTDKDKAVMEVTQLKIEVKLERWLTSKCCEEIKDYIQAGEEEDILVKGIPEDKNPFKEKGGCVIC, from the exons ATGCCGGTCATAAATGTAGATGACCTGACGGACAAGGACAAGGCTGTAATGGAAGTTACCCAACTTAAAATTGAAGTGAAACTTGAAAGGTGGTTG ACATCTAAATGCTGTGAGGAAATCAAGGACTACATTCAGgccggagaggaggaggacatcctCGTCAAAGGCATCCCAGAGGACAAGAACCCCTTCAAGGAGAAAGGTGGCTGTGTCATCTGCTAG